The Alphaproteobacteria bacterium genome window below encodes:
- the serB gene encoding phosphoserine phosphatase SerB yields the protein MTSPYIITLVAPQNTNLNDEDVHLVRNMAEAAGFVVGAETWLAENQAMDLPLRASDESQREGLVSRLKTELEHVDAIFQPDDGNRRKKLLICDMDSTIIQQECIDELADEMGIKPHVAKITERAMRGELDFKMALRERVGLLKGLEVEALQRVYDNRIKFMPGAKELVATMHAHGAFCMLVSGGFTYFTGKVRDALGFDSDSANILEVADGKLSGVVVEPILDKEAKLFALKEAAYKHDTRLTQTLAIGDGANDLPMLQAAGLGIAYHAKPAVRLAAAACINHCDLRAALYAQGYKKSEFTH from the coding sequence ATGACTAGTCCTTATATTATCACTTTGGTTGCCCCGCAAAATACAAACCTGAACGATGAAGATGTGCATTTGGTGCGCAATATGGCCGAAGCTGCGGGATTTGTCGTGGGTGCAGAAACATGGCTGGCAGAAAATCAAGCGATGGATTTACCTTTGCGCGCCAGCGATGAATCGCAACGTGAAGGGCTGGTGTCGCGGCTGAAAACCGAGCTGGAACATGTGGATGCAATCTTCCAACCCGATGATGGCAATCGTCGCAAAAAGCTGCTGATTTGTGATATGGATTCCACCATCATACAACAGGAATGCATAGATGAGCTGGCAGATGAAATGGGCATTAAGCCTCATGTGGCAAAAATTACCGAACGTGCAATGCGTGGTGAGCTAGACTTTAAAATGGCGCTGCGTGAACGGGTAGGGTTATTGAAAGGCTTGGAAGTGGAAGCACTACAACGCGTGTATGATAACCGCATAAAATTTATGCCCGGTGCCAAAGAGCTGGTGGCTACCATGCACGCGCATGGCGCATTTTGTATGCTTGTTTCGGGCGGCTTTACGTATTTTACTGGAAAAGTACGTGACGCGCTGGGGTTTGATAGCGATAGCGCGAACATACTGGAGGTTGCTGACGGTAAGCTCAGCGGTGTAGTGGTGGAACCGATTTTGGATAAAGAGGCAAAACTCTTCGCGTTAAAGGAAGCGGCCTATAAACACGACACACGGCTTACGCAAACATTGGCAATTGGCGATGGCGCGAATGATTTGCCGATGCTGCAAGCGGCAGGATTGGGCATTGCGTATCATGCCAAACCCGCTGTTCGCTTGGCAGCAGCGGCGTGCATCAATCATTGCGATTTACGTGCGGCGCTATATGCGCAAGGTTACAAGAAAAGCGAATTTACACACTAA
- the hflC gene encoding protease modulator HflC — protein MSNRNFSLSIFGLVAVVVLALNSLFIVGQTQQALVLQFGRAVDVIDEPGLKAKIPFVQNVLFFDKRLLDFNTQPQEVIDADNKPIIIDAFLRYRINNPLKYYQSVQDERAMNQRLDDILESSLRKVVGRYPYTTLLSPRRVEIMSDILSDVREQLSGVDKSEAVEEKLTEEEKVLAAEVEQSIAEDQSIEEIEDGFGIKVVDVRLTRVDLSERIKNSVHERMRSDREREARELRAKGEEAAQRLRSKAERERTEIVSQAKKEAEIIRGEADAVATKTYADAFSRDKDFYDFYRTLQAYRQVLDGKDTTMIMSPDNQFLKYLKDGE, from the coding sequence TTGTAGGCCAAACCCAGCAAGCTTTGGTTTTGCAATTTGGTCGCGCCGTTGATGTTATTGATGAACCAGGCCTCAAGGCCAAGATTCCATTTGTACAAAATGTATTGTTCTTCGATAAACGCCTGTTGGATTTTAATACCCAGCCGCAAGAAGTCATCGATGCTGATAACAAGCCCATCATCATTGATGCATTCTTGCGCTATCGCATCAATAATCCACTTAAATATTATCAGTCGGTACAAGACGAGCGCGCCATGAACCAGCGTTTAGATGATATTTTGGAATCTTCTTTGCGTAAAGTGGTAGGTCGCTATCCTTATACCACCCTGCTTTCTCCCCGCCGTGTAGAAATCATGTCGGATATATTAAGCGATGTTCGCGAACAGCTAAGCGGCGTAGATAAATCCGAAGCGGTAGAAGAAAAACTTACCGAAGAGGAAAAAGTACTTGCCGCAGAGGTTGAACAATCGATTGCAGAAGATCAAAGCATCGAAGAAATAGAAGATGGCTTTGGCATTAAAGTAGTCGATGTGCGCCTCACCCGTGTAGATCTGTCAGAACGCATTAAAAACTCCGTACACGAGCGTATGCGCTCTGACCGCGAACGCGAAGCCCGTGAGCTGCGCGCAAAAGGCGAAGAAGCAGCGCAACGTCTGCGCTCAAAAGCCGAGCGTGAACGTACCGAGATTGTGTCGCAAGCGAAAAAAGAAGCCGAGATCATTCGCGGTGAAGCCGATGCGGTTGCCACCAAAACCTATGCCGATGCTTTTAGCCGTGATAAAGATTTTTATGATTTCTATCGTACGTTGCAAGCTTATCGTCAGGTTTTAGATGGCAAAGACACCACGATGATCATGTCGCCGGATAATCAGTTCCTGAAATATCTTAAAGATGGCGAATAG
- a CDS encoding DegQ family serine endoprotease translates to MSHISPMIRMVSSVVCATLVIFSAPAYSRGAPDSFADKVEVLMPAVVNISTTQKLRGGGLTFPNMQDPMMDEQLRDLFEKLLPPGSNGLGSPMERETQSLGSGFIVDPDGYVVTNNHVIEGASEIHVVLSDDTKLDAKVIGHDTKTDVALLKVESKEPLPYVRFGDSDTARVGDWVIAIGNPFGLGGTVTAGIISARARNINAGPFDDFIQTDASINRGNSGGPLFNLDGDVIGINTAIFSPSGGSIGIGFAVPSALAKPVINQLKEHGRTFRGWLGVKIQPVDEKVADSLGMKRAYGALVAEVTPDSPAAKAGLEVRDVITHFDGRAIDEMRLLPRMVAETKIGKKTEVTVLRNGKTLNLDVTLGELEEETPVTAANQDPKIEPSDVATYSFNGMKLADIDSDLRKRLALKSDISGVVVVELERSSEAAKQGIAFGDVIQQVNDTKITSINGFKKAMNGVKRKHALLQVWRDKTTVFITIPSEEDKRD, encoded by the coding sequence ATGTCACATATCTCACCTATGATTCGTATGGTAAGCAGCGTAGTCTGCGCGACACTCGTAATATTTTCAGCTCCTGCCTATTCCCGTGGCGCACCGGATAGCTTTGCCGATAAGGTCGAGGTGTTAATGCCTGCGGTAGTAAACATTTCCACCACACAAAAACTGCGTGGCGGCGGGCTGACTTTTCCTAATATGCAAGACCCTATGATGGATGAGCAGCTACGCGACCTGTTCGAAAAGCTTCTTCCGCCCGGCTCCAACGGGCTGGGATCCCCTATGGAGCGTGAAACTCAATCACTGGGTTCTGGCTTTATTGTCGATCCCGATGGTTATGTGGTTACCAATAATCATGTTATCGAAGGCGCCAGCGAAATTCATGTTGTGCTCAGTGATGATACAAAACTCGATGCCAAAGTAATTGGCCACGATACCAAAACTGATGTGGCGTTATTAAAGGTCGAAAGCAAAGAGCCATTGCCTTATGTAAGATTTGGCGATTCAGACACTGCACGCGTAGGTGACTGGGTAATCGCCATTGGCAATCCGTTTGGATTAGGTGGCACTGTTACCGCTGGCATTATTTCGGCGCGGGCGCGCAACATCAATGCCGGCCCATTTGATGACTTTATACAAACCGATGCCTCTATTAACCGTGGCAACTCCGGTGGCCCATTATTTAATTTGGACGGCGATGTGATTGGCATAAACACGGCTATCTTCTCGCCCTCTGGCGGCAGCATTGGGATTGGCTTTGCCGTACCCAGCGCGCTGGCAAAGCCGGTAATTAACCAGCTTAAAGAACATGGCCGCACCTTCCGTGGCTGGTTGGGAGTAAAAATCCAGCCCGTTGATGAAAAAGTCGCCGATAGCTTGGGCATGAAACGTGCGTATGGCGCATTAGTGGCCGAAGTAACCCCCGATAGCCCTGCAGCCAAAGCTGGCCTTGAAGTGCGCGATGTAATCACGCATTTTGACGGGCGCGCCATCGATGAAATGCGCCTGTTGCCACGTATGGTGGCCGAAACCAAAATTGGCAAAAAAACAGAAGTTACCGTATTGCGTAATGGCAAAACCCTCAATCTGGATGTAACTTTGGGTGAGCTTGAAGAAGAAACGCCGGTAACTGCTGCAAATCAAGATCCGAAAATCGAGCCGTCAGACGTTGCTACTTACAGCTTTAACGGCATGAAGCTTGCAGATATCGATAGCGATTTGCGCAAACGCCTTGCGCTTAAGAGCGATATTAGCGGTGTTGTGGTTGTGGAGCTTGAGCGCAGCAGCGAAGCTGCCAAGCAGGGCATTGCCTTTGGAGATGTGATACAGCAGGTGAACGACACCAAAATAACATCGATCAATGGCTTTAAAAAGGCCATGAATGGGGTCAAGCGTAAACATGCACTGCTTCAGGTATGGCGGGACAAAACCACGGTATTTATCACCATTCCCAGCGAAGAAGATAAAAGAGATTAA